The following proteins are co-located in the Agromyces laixinhei genome:
- a CDS encoding DUF4191 domain-containing protein, translated as MARKKDASKAQKEPGRIKQMWQVFQMTRRYDSTAQWLMLLGFLAPVLVGLGLALWFSEGNGFTIALWVVAGVLAGLLIALIILGRRAERAAYSQIEGQPGAVGAVLRSGLRGGWVGNEMPVAVNGKTQDAVYRAVGRGGVALISEGPGSRTKRMLDDEQRKVARILPNVPVTQISVGDDDGSIPLHKLPVTLRKTKRSLTKPEVLAVSNRLNSLQTSLPIPKGIDPMKARPQRGKMR; from the coding sequence ATGGCACGCAAGAAGGACGCATCGAAGGCTCAGAAGGAGCCCGGCCGCATCAAGCAGATGTGGCAGGTCTTCCAGATGACCCGCCGCTACGACTCCACCGCGCAGTGGTTGATGCTCCTCGGATTCCTCGCACCCGTGCTCGTGGGTCTGGGCCTGGCACTCTGGTTCAGCGAGGGCAACGGCTTCACGATCGCGCTCTGGGTCGTGGCGGGAGTGCTCGCCGGTCTCCTCATCGCCCTGATCATCCTCGGCCGCAGGGCCGAGCGTGCCGCCTACTCGCAGATCGAGGGCCAGCCGGGCGCCGTCGGCGCCGTGCTTCGCAGCGGCCTTCGCGGCGGATGGGTCGGCAACGAGATGCCCGTCGCCGTGAACGGCAAGACGCAAGACGCCGTCTACCGTGCGGTCGGCCGTGGCGGAGTCGCACTCATCAGCGAGGGCCCGGGCTCGCGCACCAAGCGCATGCTCGACGACGAACAGCGAAAGGTCGCCCGCATTCTGCCCAACGTCCCCGTCACGCAGATCTCGGTCGGCGACGACGACGGTTCGATCCCGCTGCACAAGCTCCCCGTGACGTTGCGCAAGACGAAGCGCTCGCTCACCAAGCCCGAGGTGCTGGCCGTCTCCAACCGGCTCAACTCCCTCCAGACCTCGCTGCCGATCCCCAAGGGGATCGACCCGATGAAGGCCCGGCCCCAGCGCGGCAAGATGCGCTGA
- a CDS encoding Mur ligase family protein, protein MRYAPAILVGRLTRFAARLRKPGGGSAVPGLVVNRVAPNYLKRTLSGFPQGLVVVSGSSGKSTTTKMLVAILRAHGVGVFTNPSTANISQGLTSALLEEADWRGRVPGDVAVLEMDEGHGALVMQGVDARVVCLTNVMVDQIDRFHDSEMVASMLARIAARAGEAIVVNADDAYLERLAERVRPGIAVHRFGVTQAVLAASPRGLGYTETSDTRLASGTDLLVTAVDGASAVLDDAGASVSIGLPARGVHFAVDAAAAYSTAKAVLGQRFSRSTAADALSAIPAVFGRGERTSVRGQAVEFVLVQNPSSYQLNVDSIAPGTEQILFAIGSDVRDPSYFWPADAASLERVSIVSGSKSAEAALMLAYDGVEIDRVEPDLGRALDDFLAMPAPAAGVKTIVFTADAMRRTRAHLGLAGAE, encoded by the coding sequence GTGCGCTACGCGCCGGCGATTCTCGTCGGCAGGCTCACCCGATTCGCCGCCCGGCTGCGCAAGCCCGGCGGCGGATCGGCGGTACCCGGCCTCGTCGTCAACCGCGTCGCCCCGAATTACCTGAAGCGCACGCTCTCGGGCTTCCCGCAGGGACTCGTCGTGGTCTCCGGCTCGAGCGGCAAGTCGACGACGACGAAGATGCTCGTCGCGATCCTTCGTGCCCACGGCGTCGGCGTCTTCACCAATCCCTCGACGGCCAACATCAGCCAGGGCCTCACCTCGGCGTTGCTCGAGGAGGCCGATTGGCGCGGGCGCGTGCCCGGCGACGTCGCGGTGCTCGAGATGGATGAGGGCCACGGCGCCCTCGTCATGCAGGGCGTCGACGCGCGGGTCGTGTGCCTCACCAACGTCATGGTCGACCAGATCGACCGATTCCACGACTCCGAGATGGTCGCCTCCATGCTCGCTCGCATCGCCGCGCGCGCCGGCGAGGCGATCGTCGTGAACGCCGACGACGCATACCTCGAGCGACTTGCCGAACGAGTGCGGCCCGGCATCGCGGTGCACCGGTTCGGCGTGACTCAAGCAGTGCTGGCCGCGTCGCCGCGCGGTCTCGGCTACACGGAGACGAGCGACACGCGGCTCGCGAGCGGCACCGACCTGCTCGTCACTGCGGTCGACGGCGCCTCGGCCGTGCTCGACGATGCCGGGGCATCCGTCTCGATCGGGCTGCCGGCACGAGGCGTGCACTTCGCCGTCGATGCGGCGGCCGCCTACTCCACCGCGAAGGCGGTGCTCGGTCAACGCTTCTCGAGGTCGACCGCGGCCGATGCGCTGAGCGCGATCCCCGCCGTGTTCGGTCGCGGCGAGCGCACGTCGGTGCGCGGGCAGGCCGTCGAGTTCGTGCTCGTGCAGAATCCGTCGAGCTACCAGCTCAACGTCGACAGCATCGCGCCGGGCACCGAGCAGATCCTCTTCGCCATCGGTTCCGACGTGCGCGACCCCTCCTATTTCTGGCCGGCGGATGCCGCTTCGCTCGAGCGGGTCTCGATCGTGTCGGGCTCGAAGTCCGCCGAGGCTGCACTCATGCTCGCCTACGACGGCGTCGAGATCGACCGTGTCGAGCCCGACCTCGGACGAGCGCTCGACGACTTCCTCGCGATGCCGGCACCCGCGGCCGGTGTCAAGACGATCGTCTTCACCGCCGACGCCATGCGGCGCACTCGCGCCCACCTCGGACTCGCTGGAGCAGAATGA
- a CDS encoding RNA polymerase sigma factor, whose product MTVGEVQRMATTKAATKAASEAEKPAQKRATAAKSTAAKTTAAKSTTAKTTPAAKSTTAAKTTKAAATPAAKAPRTTTAKSAAKPRGKAKAKADEEADEAADVVEGADAAHDTEDDDTKAVAVEPHPTGALVLRAADEDDDVPVYSSAITGATADPVKDYLKQIGKVALLNAAEEVELAMRIEAGLFAEEKLSHMTDAEKRSQLGRELQWVAKDGQRAKSHLLGANLRLVVSLAKRYTGRGMQFLDLIQEGNLGLIRAVEKFDYTKGFKFSTYATWWIRQAITRAMADQARTIRIPVHMVEVINKLARVQRQMLQDLGREPTPEELSRELDMTPEKVIEVQKYGREPISLHTPLGEDGDSEFGDLIEDTEAVVPADAVGFTMLQKQLESLLDSLSEREAGVIRMRFGLGDGMPKTLDQIGDTFGVTRERIRQIESKTMAKLRHPSRSQSLRDYLE is encoded by the coding sequence ATGACGGTAGGAGAGGTTCAACGAATGGCAACGACGAAAGCCGCGACCAAGGCTGCGAGCGAGGCGGAGAAGCCCGCTCAGAAGCGCGCGACCGCCGCGAAGTCGACCGCCGCCAAGACCACGGCCGCGAAGTCGACGACTGCGAAGACGACCCCGGCCGCCAAGTCGACGACCGCCGCGAAGACGACGAAGGCCGCGGCGACGCCTGCTGCGAAGGCGCCTCGCACCACCACGGCGAAGTCCGCGGCGAAGCCCCGCGGCAAGGCCAAGGCCAAGGCCGACGAAGAAGCGGATGAGGCGGCCGACGTCGTCGAGGGCGCTGACGCTGCGCATGACACCGAAGACGACGACACGAAGGCCGTGGCGGTCGAGCCGCACCCCACGGGTGCGCTCGTGCTGCGCGCAGCCGACGAAGACGACGACGTGCCGGTCTACTCCAGTGCCATCACGGGGGCGACGGCCGATCCCGTCAAGGACTACCTGAAGCAGATCGGAAAGGTCGCGCTGCTGAACGCGGCCGAAGAGGTCGAACTCGCGATGCGCATCGAGGCTGGCCTCTTCGCCGAAGAGAAGCTCTCGCACATGACCGACGCCGAGAAGCGCTCACAACTCGGTCGCGAGCTGCAGTGGGTCGCGAAAGACGGACAGCGTGCGAAGAGCCACCTGCTCGGCGCGAACCTCCGTCTCGTCGTCTCGCTCGCCAAGCGCTACACGGGTCGCGGCATGCAGTTCCTCGACCTCATCCAGGAGGGCAACCTGGGTCTCATCCGTGCGGTCGAGAAGTTCGACTACACGAAGGGCTTCAAGTTCTCGACGTACGCCACCTGGTGGATCCGACAGGCGATCACGCGCGCCATGGCCGACCAGGCCCGCACCATCCGCATCCCGGTGCACATGGTCGAGGTCATCAACAAGCTCGCCCGTGTGCAGCGTCAGATGCTGCAAGACCTCGGCCGCGAGCCCACCCCCGAAGAGCTGAGCCGCGAGCTCGACATGACCCCCGAGAAGGTCATCGAGGTGCAGAAGTACGGCCGCGAGCCCATCTCGCTGCACACCCCGCTCGGTGAAGACGGCGACAGCGAGTTCGGCGACCTGATCGAAGACACCGAGGCCGTCGTACCGGCCGATGCCGTGGGCTTCACGATGCTGCAGAAGCAGCTCGAGTCGCTCCTCGACTCGCTGAGCGAGCGCGAAGCCGGCGTCATCCGCATGCGATTCGGCCTCGGCGACGGCATGCCGAAGACCCTCGACCAGATCGGCGACACCTTCGGCGTGACGCGCGAGCGCATCCGCCAGATCGAGTCCAAGACGATGGCGAAACTGCGTCACCCGTCGCGCTCGCAGTCGCTCCGCGACTACCTCGAGTAG
- the lpdA gene encoding dihydrolipoyl dehydrogenase, with product MSEQNFDIVVLGGGSAGYAAAIRAVELGMTAVVIEKDKLGGTCLHRGCIPTKALLHSAEVAEVARESEKYGVKTSFEGVDIAGVSAYREGIVASKWKGLQGLLKARGITVVAGEGRLADANTVTVGEDRYVGKNVVLATGSYSRSLPGLEIGGRVITSEQALELDFIPKKVAVLGGGVIGVEFASVWNSFGAEVTIIEALPHLVPNEEETISKQLERAFRKRGIEYSLGVRFQSVTQSDEGVVVTLENGTTYEAELLLVAVGRGPVTQNLGYEEVGITIDRGFVITNDRLETSVPGVYAAGDIVPGLQLAHRSYQQGIFIAEEIAGLAPIVVEDVNIPKITYCEPEVASIGYTEANAAEKFGADQVSAFEYNLAGNGKSSILGTSGMIKVVRVNDGPIVGVHMIGGRVGELIAEAQLAVNWEAYPEDIAPFIHAHPTQGEAFGEAVLKLAGKPLHVM from the coding sequence TTGTCCGAGCAGAACTTTGACATTGTCGTCCTGGGCGGTGGCAGCGCCGGCTACGCCGCTGCGATCCGCGCCGTCGAACTCGGCATGACCGCCGTGGTGATCGAGAAGGACAAGCTCGGCGGCACATGTCTCCACCGCGGTTGCATCCCCACGAAGGCGCTGCTGCACTCCGCAGAGGTCGCAGAAGTCGCCCGGGAGTCGGAGAAGTACGGTGTCAAGACCTCGTTCGAGGGCGTCGACATCGCCGGGGTCTCCGCGTACCGCGAGGGCATCGTCGCAAGCAAGTGGAAGGGCCTGCAGGGGCTCTTGAAGGCGCGTGGCATCACGGTGGTCGCCGGCGAAGGCCGACTCGCCGATGCGAACACGGTCACGGTCGGTGAAGACCGCTACGTGGGCAAGAACGTCGTGCTCGCCACGGGTTCGTACTCGCGTTCGCTGCCCGGCCTCGAGATCGGCGGCCGCGTCATCACGAGCGAGCAGGCGCTCGAACTCGACTTCATCCCCAAGAAGGTCGCAGTGCTCGGCGGCGGCGTCATCGGCGTCGAGTTCGCGAGCGTGTGGAACTCCTTCGGCGCGGAGGTCACCATCATCGAGGCGCTCCCCCACCTCGTGCCCAACGAGGAGGAGACGATCTCGAAGCAGCTCGAGCGAGCCTTCCGCAAGCGCGGCATCGAGTATTCGCTCGGGGTGCGGTTCCAGAGCGTCACCCAGAGCGACGAGGGCGTCGTCGTGACGCTCGAGAACGGCACGACCTACGAGGCCGAGCTGCTGCTCGTCGCCGTGGGCCGCGGGCCGGTCACGCAGAACCTCGGTTACGAAGAGGTCGGAATCACGATCGACCGCGGCTTCGTCATCACGAACGACCGCCTCGAGACGAGCGTGCCAGGCGTCTACGCCGCCGGCGACATCGTTCCCGGTCTGCAGCTCGCGCACCGCAGCTACCAGCAGGGCATCTTCATCGCCGAGGAGATCGCGGGTCTCGCCCCGATCGTCGTCGAAGACGTGAACATCCCGAAGATCACCTATTGCGAGCCCGAGGTCGCTTCGATCGGCTACACCGAGGCGAACGCCGCCGAGAAGTTCGGCGCCGACCAGGTCTCGGCCTTCGAGTACAACCTCGCGGGCAACGGCAAGAGCTCGATCCTCGGTACATCCGGCATGATCAAGGTCGTCCGCGTGAACGACGGACCGATCGTCGGCGTGCACATGATCGGCGGACGCGTCGGGGAGCTGATCGCCGAGGCGCAGCTCGCGGTGAACTGGGAGGCGTACCCCGAAGACATCGCCCCGTTCATCCACGCTCACCCGACCCAGGGTGAGGCCTTCGGCGAGGCCGTGCTGAAACTGGCCGGCAAGCCGTTGCACGTCATGTGA
- a CDS encoding proteasome assembly chaperone family protein produces the protein MRDPRSLYELNPDVTVPAGLPLVAGLTGYADAGGAVAQTSEYLLSTLDSTVVASFDADELLDYRARRPIVLFDGDHLTDFTPPRLSLDLAVDELGQPFLLLTGFEPDYQWQRFSAAVIDLIERLEVSSTTWINSIPMPVPHTRPIGVTVSGNRAELIEAMSVWRPTTQVPANMLHLVEFRLQELEHPTTGFVLLVPHYLSDAEYPSAAITALEAISASTGRIFPTDALREQGREFVARIDEQVGENSELAKLVGALEQRHDAYMEGTTLRSPLTDEDGELPSADEIAAELEKFLAFRRASDDDTPRGR, from the coding sequence ATGCGCGACCCCCGCTCCCTGTACGAGCTGAATCCCGACGTGACGGTTCCCGCCGGGCTGCCGTTGGTGGCGGGCCTCACGGGCTACGCCGACGCCGGCGGCGCCGTCGCGCAGACGAGTGAGTACCTGCTGTCGACGCTCGACAGCACCGTCGTGGCCTCGTTCGACGCAGACGAACTGCTCGACTACCGCGCACGCCGTCCGATCGTCCTCTTCGACGGCGACCACCTCACCGACTTCACACCGCCGCGACTGAGCCTCGATCTGGCGGTCGACGAGCTCGGGCAGCCGTTCCTGCTCCTCACCGGCTTCGAGCCCGACTATCAGTGGCAGCGCTTCAGCGCCGCGGTCATCGATCTCATCGAGCGCCTCGAGGTGTCGTCGACCACGTGGATCAACTCCATCCCGATGCCGGTGCCGCACACGCGGCCCATCGGCGTCACCGTCAGCGGCAACCGCGCCGAACTGATCGAGGCGATGTCGGTCTGGCGTCCGACGACGCAGGTTCCGGCCAACATGCTGCATCTCGTCGAGTTCCGGCTCCAAGAGCTGGAACATCCGACGACCGGGTTCGTGCTGCTCGTTCCGCATTACCTCTCCGACGCCGAGTATCCCTCGGCCGCGATCACCGCCCTCGAGGCGATCAGCGCTTCGACCGGCCGCATCTTCCCGACCGACGCCCTGCGTGAGCAGGGCCGTGAGTTCGTCGCGCGCATCGACGAGCAGGTCGGCGAGAACAGCGAACTGGCCAAGCTCGTCGGTGCTCTCGAGCAGCGTCACGACGCCTACATGGAGGGCACCACCCTGCGCTCGCCGCTCACCGACGAAGACGGCGAGTTGCCCTCCGCCGACGAGATCGCCGCGGAACTCGAGAAGTTCCTCGCGTTCCGCCGCGCGAGCGACGACGACACCCCGCGTGGACGCTGA
- a CDS encoding RDD family protein → MPDAKPQTSGVREPSRWPGERLGLPREGRGSVGRAGRRVAALLVDWASAMLISLLFTPYESVAYTWVTPLVFAVLQIMFIPTIGGSIGHRLLGMRVVPIDGGWVGAWRPIVRTALLVLVVPALIWDSDQRGFHDKIAGTVLIRY, encoded by the coding sequence GTGCCTGATGCGAAACCCCAGACCTCCGGAGTCCGCGAGCCGAGCCGGTGGCCCGGGGAGCGGCTCGGCCTGCCGAGAGAGGGTCGCGGCTCCGTGGGCCGAGCCGGCCGTCGTGTCGCCGCGCTCCTCGTGGATTGGGCGAGCGCCATGCTCATCTCGCTGCTCTTCACGCCATACGAGTCCGTCGCGTACACGTGGGTCACGCCGCTCGTCTTCGCCGTGCTGCAGATCATGTTCATCCCGACCATCGGCGGCAGCATCGGGCACCGATTGCTCGGCATGCGGGTCGTTCCGATCGACGGCGGATGGGTCGGCGCCTGGCGTCCGATCGTTCGCACGGCGCTGCTCGTGCTCGTCGTGCCGGCACTCATCTGGGATTCCGACCAGCGCGGATTCCACGACAAGATCGCCGGAACGGTGCTCATCCGCTATTGA
- a CDS encoding leucyl aminopeptidase encodes MAVPTLSLTDSPASVSDADIVLLAVRKDANGPELLAESGFEWVAEAIDALDVSGATEELVRIPGVAGGPRVVAVVGIGERADAASLRLAAGSALRQLNGAVSVAIAVPTDDAEAAAALLEGAALGAYGYDGYRSETKPRPTSIRLHSVFDETAVGIDRVRSVAAAVARTKDLVNTPPADLFPASMADLAVEAAAAVGIDSKVWDEQALAADGFGGILAVGRGSSRGPRLVRLEYAPAGASAHLALVGKGITYDSGGISLKPMTALVGMKTDMAGAAAVLSAMVALAELDVPIRVSGWLCLAENLPSSTAVRPNDVLRIRGGKTVEVINTDAEGRLVLADGLAAASEEQPDAIVDVATLTGAQLVALGHRIAGLMGEDALVGQVRDAADSVDESTWPMPLPRDLMQYLKSDVADLANTKLGMTVPGMLLAGVFLQEFIGKRDGTETRIPWAHLDIAGPSHNTAGGFGFTGSGATGVAVRTLVRLGEQLAAK; translated from the coding sequence ATGGCTGTTCCCACGCTCTCCCTGACCGACTCCCCCGCTTCCGTTTCCGACGCCGACATCGTGCTGCTCGCAGTCCGGAAGGATGCGAACGGACCGGAACTCCTCGCCGAGTCCGGTTTCGAGTGGGTCGCCGAGGCGATCGATGCGCTCGACGTCAGCGGCGCGACCGAAGAACTGGTCCGCATCCCCGGCGTCGCAGGCGGACCCCGCGTCGTCGCGGTCGTCGGCATCGGCGAGCGAGCGGATGCCGCGAGCCTCCGTCTCGCCGCGGGCAGCGCGTTGCGCCAGCTGAACGGCGCCGTGAGCGTGGCGATCGCCGTGCCGACCGACGATGCCGAGGCCGCCGCCGCGTTGCTCGAGGGCGCAGCACTCGGCGCGTACGGCTACGACGGATATCGCTCGGAGACGAAGCCGCGTCCGACGAGCATCCGGTTGCACTCCGTGTTCGACGAGACGGCGGTCGGTATCGACCGGGTGCGCTCGGTCGCCGCTGCAGTGGCACGCACCAAGGACCTCGTCAACACGCCGCCCGCCGACCTCTTCCCGGCGAGCATGGCCGACCTCGCCGTCGAAGCCGCTGCGGCCGTCGGCATCGACTCGAAGGTCTGGGACGAGCAGGCCCTCGCTGCCGACGGATTCGGCGGTATCCTCGCCGTCGGCCGGGGATCCAGCCGCGGGCCGCGACTCGTTCGCCTCGAGTATGCGCCGGCCGGGGCATCCGCTCATCTCGCGTTGGTCGGCAAGGGCATCACCTACGACTCCGGCGGCATTTCGCTGAAGCCGATGACGGCCCTCGTCGGCATGAAGACCGACATGGCCGGCGCTGCAGCGGTGCTCTCGGCGATGGTGGCCCTCGCCGAGCTCGACGTGCCGATTCGCGTCTCCGGGTGGCTCTGCCTCGCCGAGAACCTGCCCTCCTCGACGGCCGTGCGACCCAACGACGTGCTGCGCATTCGGGGCGGCAAGACCGTCGAGGTGATCAACACCGATGCGGAGGGCCGACTCGTGCTCGCCGACGGCCTCGCCGCTGCGAGCGAGGAGCAGCCCGACGCGATCGTCGACGTCGCGACCCTCACGGGTGCGCAGTTGGTCGCCCTCGGTCATCGCATCGCGGGCCTGATGGGCGAGGATGCGCTCGTCGGGCAGGTGCGCGACGCCGCCGATTCGGTCGACGAGTCGACCTGGCCGATGCCGCTGCCCCGAGACCTCATGCAGTACTTGAAATCGGATGTCGCCGATCTCGCGAACACCAAGCTCGGCATGACGGTGCCCGGGATGCTCCTCGCGGGAGTGTTCCTGCAGGAGTTCATCGGGAAGCGCGACGGCACGGAGACGCGCATTCCGTGGGCGCACCTCGACATCGCGGGGCCATCGCACAACACCGCGGGCGGATTCGGATTCACCGGTTCGGGAGCCACCGGCGTCGCTGTTCGCACCCTCGTGCGGCTGGGCGAGCAGCTCGCCGCCAAGTAG
- the lipB gene encoding lipoyl(octanoyl) transferase LipB yields the protein MLDIVVTGLSANSVPYLEGLDLQRAVHRAVVAGERPDTVLLLEHHSVYTAGKRTAPDERPTDGTPVIDVDRGGKITWHGPGQLVGYPILRLPEPVDVVGYVRRLEGILIDVLAGIGLESRRVDGRSGVWVGRPGRENKIAAIGIRVEGGVTMHGFALNASNSLEPYDRIVACGIRDAGVTTISRELGRTVTPADLVDAIAERFRAEAAIAA from the coding sequence ATGCTCGACATCGTCGTCACGGGGCTAAGCGCCAACTCCGTGCCGTATCTCGAGGGTCTCGACCTTCAGCGCGCCGTCCATCGCGCGGTCGTCGCGGGCGAACGCCCCGACACCGTTCTCCTCTTGGAGCACCACTCCGTCTACACCGCCGGCAAGCGCACAGCGCCCGACGAACGACCGACCGACGGCACGCCCGTCATCGACGTCGATCGCGGCGGCAAGATCACCTGGCACGGCCCGGGCCAACTGGTCGGCTACCCGATCCTGCGGCTGCCGGAGCCCGTCGACGTCGTCGGCTACGTGCGCCGACTCGAAGGCATTCTCATCGACGTGCTGGCGGGCATCGGGCTCGAGTCACGACGCGTCGACGGCAGGTCGGGCGTCTGGGTCGGCCGGCCCGGCCGGGAGAACAAGATCGCCGCCATCGGCATCCGGGTCGAAGGCGGCGTCACGATGCACGGCTTCGCCCTGAACGCCAGCAACTCCCTCGAGCCGTATGATCGCATCGTCGCCTGCGGCATCCGCGATGCCGGTGTGACCACGATCAGCCGCGAGCTGGGTCGCACCGTCACTCCGGCCGATCTCGTCGACGCCATCGCCGAGCGTTTCCGCGCCGAGGCGGCGATCGCCGCGTGA
- a CDS encoding 2-oxo acid dehydrogenase subunit E2 — MSESVSLPALGESVTEGTVTRWLKNVGDRVEVDEPLLEVSTDKVDTEIPSPVAGVIETILVQEDETVEVGTALVTIGDGSGGADAPAAPEAAEAAAAPAAEAEPAAPAAEPAAPAAEPAAPPAPAAEPAAPAAPAAEPAAPAAEPAAPAEPAAEPAAPAAEPAAPAAPAAEPAAPAAEPAAPAAEPAAPAAEPAAPAAEPAAPTAPAAAPVAQAPAAPAAPAAPTGGSHAGPAGYVTPIVRKLANEQGVDLASVTGTGVGGRIRKQDVISANAVPAASAAPARQELEISPLRGTTVPMTRLRKVVAERAVVSMTSTAQLTTVVEVDVTRVARLRDAVKGDFLAKTGNKLSFLPFFAMAAAEALRAYPIVNSTVDGDSIVYPAHENMSIAVDTERGLLTPVIRDAAELDIAGLAAQIADLAERTRNNQLKPDELSGGTFTLTNTGSRGALFDTPVVFLPQSAILGTGIVVKRPVVVSTDGADAIAVRSMVYLALSYDHRIIDGADAARFLTAVKQRLEEGAFEADLGI; from the coding sequence ATGAGCGAATCCGTCAGCCTCCCGGCACTCGGTGAGAGTGTCACTGAAGGCACGGTCACCCGCTGGCTGAAGAACGTCGGCGACCGTGTCGAGGTCGACGAGCCGCTGCTCGAGGTCTCGACCGACAAGGTCGACACCGAGATCCCGTCACCCGTTGCCGGTGTCATCGAGACGATCCTCGTCCAGGAGGACGAGACCGTCGAGGTCGGCACTGCGCTCGTGACCATCGGCGACGGTTCGGGCGGCGCAGATGCACCGGCCGCCCCCGAGGCAGCAGAGGCCGCGGCCGCTCCTGCGGCTGAAGCGGAGCCCGCGGCACCGGCCGCTGAGCCCGCAGCACCCGCTGCTGAGCCGGCAGCACCCCCTGCACCCGCTGCTGAGCCGGCAGCACCCGCTGCACCGGCCGCTGAGCCCGCAGCACCCGCTGCTGAGCCGGCAGCACCCGCTGAACCCGCTGCTGAGCCTGCGGCACCGGCTGCCGAGCCGGCAGCACCCGCTGCACCGGCCGCTGAGCCCGCAGCACCCGCTGCTGAGCCCGCGGCACCGGCCGCCGAGCCTGCAGCACCCGCTGCCGAACCTGCGGCACCGGCCGCCGAGCCTGCAGCGCCCACGGCGCCTGCTGCTGCGCCCGTCGCCCAGGCGCCGGCAGCCCCGGCAGCCCCGGCAGCCCCCACCGGTGGCTCGCACGCCGGCCCCGCCGGGTACGTCACCCCGATCGTGCGCAAGCTCGCAAACGAGCAGGGCGTCGACCTTGCGAGCGTCACCGGCACCGGTGTCGGCGGTCGCATCCGCAAGCAGGACGTCATCTCGGCGAACGCGGTACCCGCGGCATCCGCTGCCCCGGCGCGCCAAGAGCTCGAGATCTCGCCGCTGCGCGGCACGACAGTGCCGATGACGCGTCTGCGCAAGGTCGTCGCCGAGCGCGCCGTCGTCTCGATGACGTCGACCGCGCAGCTCACGACCGTCGTCGAGGTCGATGTGACCCGGGTTGCGCGTCTGCGCGACGCGGTCAAGGGCGACTTCCTCGCCAAGACCGGCAACAAGCTCTCGTTCCTGCCGTTCTTCGCGATGGCTGCAGCCGAAGCGCTCCGTGCCTACCCGATCGTCAACTCGACGGTCGACGGCGACAGCATCGTCTACCCGGCCCACGAGAACATGAGCATCGCGGTCGACACCGAGCGCGGCCTCCTCACCCCGGTGATCCGCGACGCGGCCGAGCTCGACATCGCGGGCCTCGCCGCTCAGATCGCCGATCTCGCCGAGCGCACGCGCAACAACCAGTTGAAGCCCGACGAGCTCTCGGGCGGCACCTTCACGCTGACGAACACCGGTTCGCGCGGTGCGCTCTTCGATACCCCGGTCGTGTTCCTGCCGCAGTCGGCGATCCTCGGCACCGGCATCGTCGTGAAGCGACCGGTGGTCGTCTCGACCGACGGCGCCGACGCGATCGCCGTTCGTTCGATGGTCTACCTGGCCCTCTCGTACGACCACCGCATCATCGACGGCGCCGACGCGGCCCGCTTCCTGACCGCCGTCAAGCAGCGGCTCGAAGAGGGCGCGTTCGAGGCCGACCTCGGCATCTAG
- the lipA gene encoding lipoyl synthase, translated as MNATPEGRRMLRLEVRNAQTPIERKPEWIKTRAKMGPEYRALQSLVKSEDLHTVCQEAGCPNIYECWEDREATFLIGGSQCTRRCDFCQIDTGKPADFDADEPRRVGESVVRMQLRYSTVTGVARDDLPDEGAWLYAETIREIHRQSTGTGVEILVPDFSGNPAHLAEVFSAEPEVFAHNVETVPRIFKRIRPAFRYERSLDVITQGRDAGLITKSNLILGMGEDRGEVSQALQDLHDAGTDIITVTQYLRPSPRHLPVARWVRPEEFVEIKAEAEAIGFLGVLAGPLVRSSYRAGRLWAQSMHAKGRPLPAELSHLADASLGFAQAVG; from the coding sequence GTGAACGCAACACCCGAGGGGCGCAGGATGCTGCGCCTCGAAGTCCGCAACGCCCAGACGCCGATCGAACGCAAGCCCGAGTGGATCAAGACGCGCGCGAAGATGGGCCCCGAGTATCGGGCGCTGCAGTCGCTCGTGAAGAGCGAAGACCTGCACACCGTGTGCCAGGAGGCCGGGTGCCCCAACATCTACGAGTGCTGGGAGGATCGCGAAGCCACCTTCCTCATCGGAGGATCGCAGTGCACTCGTCGCTGCGACTTCTGCCAGATCGACACCGGCAAGCCGGCCGACTTCGACGCCGACGAGCCCCGTCGTGTCGGAGAGTCCGTCGTGCGGATGCAGCTGCGCTACTCGACCGTCACGGGCGTCGCCCGCGACGACCTCCCCGATGAGGGGGCGTGGCTGTACGCGGAGACGATCCGCGAGATCCACCGTCAGTCGACGGGCACCGGCGTCGAGATCCTCGTGCCCGACTTCTCGGGCAACCCCGCTCACCTCGCCGAGGTGTTCTCGGCCGAGCCCGAGGTGTTCGCGCACAATGTCGAGACGGTGCCGCGCATCTTCAAGCGCATCCGGCCGGCGTTCCGCTACGAGCGATCGCTCGACGTGATCACGCAGGGTCGCGACGCCGGACTCATCACGAAGTCGAACCTCATCCTCGGCATGGGCGAGGACCGCGGAGAAGTCTCGCAGGCGCTGCAGGATCTGCACGATGCCGGCACCGACATCATCACCGTGACCCAGTACCTGCGACCGAGCCCGCGGCATCTGCCGGTCGCCCGGTGGGTTCGACCGGAGGAGTTCGTCGAGATCAAGGCAGAGGCCGAGGCGATCGGATTCCTCGGGGTGCTGGCCGGCCCGCTCGTGCGATCCTCGTACCGGGCCGGCCGTCTCTGGGCCCAGTCGATGCACGCGAAGGGCCGGCCACTGCCCGCCGAGCTCTCGCACCTCGCCGACGCTTCGCTCGGCTTCGCCCAAGCGGTCGGCTGA